A single window of Pradoshia eiseniae DNA harbors:
- a CDS encoding GNAT family N-acetyltransferase, with translation MSWNLKKFDELTNTELYNLLKERTLVFVVEQNCPYLEVDGKDPFSYHLFKENNGEIVAYLRILPAGVSYEEASIGRVFVKKEYRGQGFAEELLKRGLDYIQNELEETKVKIQAQDYLRKFYGSFGFQPISETYLEDNIPHVDMLLEK, from the coding sequence ATGAGCTGGAATTTAAAGAAATTCGATGAATTAACGAATACTGAACTATATAATCTTTTAAAGGAAAGAACCTTGGTTTTTGTGGTAGAGCAAAATTGCCCTTATCTAGAGGTTGATGGGAAGGATCCTTTTTCGTATCACCTTTTTAAAGAAAACAATGGAGAAATCGTTGCGTATTTAAGGATTTTACCTGCAGGTGTCAGTTATGAAGAAGCTTCTATTGGACGGGTCTTTGTAAAGAAAGAATATAGGGGACAAGGATTTGCAGAAGAACTTTTGAAAAGAGGGTTAGATTATATTCAAAACGAATTAGAAGAAACAAAGGTTAAAATACAAGCTCAGGATTATTTAAGGAAATTCTATGGTTCCTTTGGTTTTCAGCCTATATCGGAGACCTATTTGGAAGATAATATCCCTCACGTGGATATGCTTTTAGAAAAATAA